The following proteins are co-located in the Bacteroidota bacterium genome:
- the gldG gene encoding gliding motility-associated ABC transporter substrate-binding protein GldG — protein sequence MKNYKKQAIIEITLVGILLVLLNFVATTNFIRLDLTKEKRFTLSNSSKEIAASLPDVVYFKIFLEGDFDARFKRLQQSLKETLDEFQSYSNGKIQYEFIDPNTEIMDSSGTVEEKQERHSRMQQLIDLGLKPTSLQVDQENEFSRKTIFPGALVSFKGTKEFPMNFLREQFGMPAEIALNQSIENLEYDISNALKKCVNIKKKKIAYTVGHGELGKDYTASLTNELSDYYDVERIRISDFPAAELNKYACLIVAKPDSLFENYDLSKLDQYVMHGGKLLMLVENVRAEMDSLKSRGQTFAPIVNTGLEEMLFRYGVRLNSVLLKDLACTRIQLTEKLANGGTRPVFKPWTFAPLYFTQSEHPIVRNLEPVAGMFSGTLDTVSREGVTKTVLLRSSDHATTLQAPVLLSIEGSLVKQQDMILYRSEFLPIAVLLEGKFNSIFKNYGNDSITKLLGYKNQIDDNRMIIISDGDIIKNKVLVQRGNEIVPLGFDNTDQIPKTYGNKKFLMNCIEYLVEGTKLMDARSKKVEIRPLDREKIKLYKSQYQWFNIVFPILLVVIFGYINNFIRKQRNT from the coding sequence ATGAAAAATTACAAGAAGCAAGCTATTATAGAAATCACTCTGGTGGGTATACTATTGGTATTGCTCAACTTTGTGGCGACTACCAATTTTATTAGGCTGGACTTAACCAAAGAGAAACGTTTTACTTTATCAAATTCATCCAAAGAAATTGCAGCCTCGCTTCCCGATGTAGTATATTTTAAAATATTTTTAGAAGGCGATTTTGATGCACGTTTCAAACGCTTACAACAATCATTGAAAGAAACATTAGATGAATTTCAAAGCTATTCTAATGGAAAAATACAGTACGAGTTTATAGATCCCAATACCGAAATCATGGACTCCTCGGGCACTGTGGAAGAAAAGCAGGAGCGGCATTCACGTATGCAACAATTAATCGATTTGGGGTTGAAACCCACTTCCTTGCAAGTAGACCAAGAGAATGAATTTTCTCGCAAAACTATTTTCCCTGGAGCCTTAGTTTCATTTAAAGGCACCAAGGAATTTCCTATGAATTTTTTACGTGAACAGTTTGGAATGCCGGCAGAAATTGCCCTTAACCAAAGCATCGAAAATTTAGAATATGATATAAGCAATGCCTTGAAAAAATGTGTAAACATTAAAAAGAAAAAAATTGCATATACTGTGGGGCATGGAGAGTTGGGAAAGGATTATACCGCCAGTCTTACCAATGAGCTCAGTGATTATTATGATGTAGAAAGAATTCGGATTAGTGATTTTCCAGCAGCAGAACTTAATAAGTATGCTTGCTTGATTGTAGCAAAACCCGATTCACTATTCGAGAATTATGATTTGTCCAAACTCGATCAATATGTGATGCATGGCGGCAAACTATTGATGTTGGTAGAAAACGTTAGAGCCGAAATGGATAGCCTCAAAAGCCGCGGACAAACCTTTGCACCCATTGTGAACACTGGTTTAGAAGAAATGTTGTTTAGATATGGCGTGCGTTTAAATTCAGTATTACTCAAAGACCTTGCATGTACCCGTATCCAACTCACCGAAAAACTGGCCAATGGGGGCACACGCCCTGTGTTTAAACCTTGGACTTTTGCTCCATTATATTTTACACAAAGTGAACACCCAATTGTTCGCAATTTAGAACCCGTAGCTGGCATGTTTAGTGGCACACTTGATACGGTGAGTCGCGAAGGGGTGACAAAAACCGTTTTGCTACGCTCGAGCGATCATGCTACTACCTTGCAAGCCCCAGTTTTATTAAGCATTGAGGGTAGTTTGGTTAAGCAGCAAGATATGATATTGTATCGAAGTGAATTTTTACCAATTGCGGTTTTATTAGAAGGCAAGTTCAATTCTATATTTAAAAACTATGGTAATGATAGCATTACCAAACTGCTAGGCTATAAAAATCAGATAGACGACAATCGCATGATTATTATATCGGACGGTGATATTATAAAAAATAAAGTATTGGTACAACGGGGTAATGAAATAGTACCCTTAGGCTTTGACAATACGGACCAAATACCTAAAACATACGGTAATAAAAAATTTCTGATGAACTGCATTGAATACTTGGTGGAGGGAACAAAATTGATGGATGCCCGCAGTAAAAAGGTAGAGATAAGACCCCTCGACCGCGAAAAAATAAAATTATATAAAAGCCAGTACCAATGGTTCAATATTGTATTCCCTATTTTACTGGTTGTTATATTTGGTTATATCAATAATTTTATTAGAAAGCAACGCAATACTTAG
- the gldF gene encoding gliding motility-associated ABC transporter permease subunit GldF: MYSVFVKEIRSFLSSLIAYVVIIVFLLAIGLFMWVFPGYNVFDGGYANLDTLFNIAPWVFIFLISAITMRSFSEEKKSGTIELLTTKPLTDWQIVLAKYFASVVLVLFSLIPTIIFYVSVYKLSNPVGNLDTGAIMGSYIGLFFLGAVYASIGIFGSAITDNQIVSFLVSMFLCFFLYQGFSLLSDFKLFGTYDRLVEWFSIETHYKNISVGLVDSRDILYFVSVIVMFLWGSKTVFGSRKW, encoded by the coding sequence ATGTATAGTGTTTTTGTAAAAGAAATCAGGAGTTTTTTAAGTTCGCTTATAGCCTATGTGGTTATTATAGTTTTTTTATTGGCTATCGGATTATTTATGTGGGTTTTTCCAGGTTATAATGTTTTCGATGGCGGTTATGCCAATCTGGACACGCTATTCAATATTGCACCTTGGGTATTTATATTTTTGATTTCGGCTATCACCATGCGGAGTTTTAGCGAAGAAAAAAAATCAGGAACTATAGAATTGCTCACCACCAAACCGCTTACGGATTGGCAAATTGTATTGGCAAAATATTTCGCTTCGGTAGTGTTGGTTTTATTTTCATTAATACCCACTATTATATTTTATGTATCAGTATACAAACTTTCAAACCCAGTAGGAAACCTCGATACGGGAGCTATTATGGGAAGTTATATAGGTTTGTTTTTTTTGGGTGCTGTATATGCTTCCATCGGAATTTTTGGAAGTGCAATTACTGATAACCAGATTGTGAGTTTTTTGGTTTCCATGTTCCTGTGCTTCTTCCTATATCAAGGTTTCAGCCTGTTGAGCGACTTCAAATTATTCGGTACTTATGATAGATTGGTAGAATGGTTCAGTATAGAAACCCATTATAAAAATATAAGTGTGGGCTTGGTGGATAGTAGAGATATATTATACTTTGTAAGTGTGATTGTGATGTTTTTATGGGGAAGTAAAACGGTGTTTGGAAGTAGGAAATGGTAA
- the gldA gene encoding gliding motility-associated ABC transporter ATP-binding subunit GldA: MSIIVENLSKHYGTQKAVDSISFEAKPGEVLGFLGPNGAGKSTTMKMLTCYIPPTSGTATVCNFSITEKPLEVRKVIGYLPELNPLYTDMYVREYLRFMAQIHGLGKTAKKRVEEMISNVGLTPEAHKKIGQLSKGYRQRVGLAQSMLHNPKVLILDEPTSGLDPNQIVDIRNLIQEIGRDRTVILSTHIMQEVQAMCKRVIIINQGKIVADDLTENLGKQEIEEYIIIVEFGKEINDNILKKMGGVKSITRLQSNQYRLICDKDIREQINKAAYENNMNLLGLSLEKQKLEDVFKTLTKKDQ, encoded by the coding sequence ATGTCGATTATTGTAGAAAATTTGAGCAAACACTATGGCACCCAAAAGGCCGTAGATTCTATATCGTTCGAGGCTAAACCGGGTGAAGTACTTGGTTTTTTAGGGCCTAACGGAGCTGGCAAATCGACTACCATGAAAATGCTGACGTGTTATATTCCCCCAACATCGGGCACTGCCACAGTTTGCAATTTTAGTATTACAGAAAAGCCACTGGAGGTTCGCAAAGTCATTGGGTATTTACCCGAATTGAACCCCTTATATACCGATATGTATGTGCGTGAATATTTAAGGTTTATGGCACAAATTCACGGATTGGGAAAAACAGCGAAAAAGCGTGTGGAGGAAATGATCAGCAATGTGGGGCTAACTCCTGAAGCACATAAAAAAATTGGGCAACTTTCCAAAGGTTATAGGCAACGTGTGGGTCTCGCACAATCCATGCTGCACAATCCCAAAGTATTGATTTTGGACGAACCTACCTCGGGTCTCGACCCTAATCAAATAGTAGATATTCGCAACCTTATTCAAGAAATTGGAAGAGACCGCACTGTAATACTTTCTACACATATTATGCAAGAAGTACAAGCCATGTGCAAGCGAGTTATTATTATAAATCAAGGAAAAATAGTAGCGGATGACCTTACTGAAAACCTTGGCAAGCAAGAGATAGAAGAGTATATTATTATAGTAGAGTTTGGAAAAGAAATTAATGATAATATACTCAAAAAAATGGGTGGCGTAAAGAGTATAACAAGACTTCAAAGCAACCAATACAGACTTATTTGCGATAAAGATATACGCGAACAAATAAATAAAGCAGCCTACGAAAACAATATGAATTTACTAGGATTAAGTCTGGAAAAGCAAAAATTGGAAGACGTATTTAAAACCCTGACAAAAAAAGATCAGTAA
- a CDS encoding glycosyltransferase N-terminal domain-containing protein, whose product MIFLYDCFIALYSLVAKLMAIAGHKKAKLWVEGRAGDREEFKKYALQQSPLRDSPRRIVGQSHQTLWFHFASLGEYEQGRPVMEKLKSERKNIKIVATFFSPSGYEYCKDTQLIDYKFYLPADIESNAKKFVEFINPSEVFFIKYEFWYHYLHILKEKKIPVYLVSGLFRRKQVFFKWYGGLHRKMLSCFTHFFVQNESAQKLLQSLNYNNVTVTGDTRYDRCLQIADTPYINDIIKDFIGQNFCLVAGSTWTEDENIILNHTDKFKIILAPHDISRSESLYKQFSDSVLFSQYNNNSDKNILIIDNIGMLANIYRFASIAYVGGAFGSGLHNIIEPLSHGKPVILGPKTDKFPEAAEAINAGVAHQIEMADELYIIAEKYISNDTYLQQQQNRAKQFAVGNKGAAEKILRGLY is encoded by the coding sequence ATGATTTTTTTGTACGACTGTTTCATCGCCCTGTATTCTTTAGTAGCCAAACTAATGGCTATAGCAGGCCACAAAAAGGCCAAGCTATGGGTAGAAGGAAGAGCTGGGGATAGAGAAGAATTTAAAAAGTATGCACTACAGCAGTCTCCCCTCAGGGATTCGCCGCGGCGAATAGTGGGGCAAAGCCACCAAACTCTCTGGTTCCACTTCGCTAGTCTCGGTGAGTATGAGCAAGGTCGACCTGTTATGGAGAAATTAAAATCGGAGCGAAAGAATATAAAAATAGTTGCCACTTTTTTCTCGCCCTCGGGATATGAATATTGTAAAGATACCCAACTCATAGATTATAAATTTTATTTACCTGCCGACATAGAATCAAATGCGAAAAAATTTGTGGAATTTATTAATCCCAGTGAAGTTTTTTTTATCAAATATGAATTTTGGTATCACTACCTGCATATATTAAAAGAGAAGAAGATTCCTGTATATTTGGTGTCGGGATTATTCCGTCGCAAGCAAGTATTTTTTAAATGGTATGGTGGACTTCACAGAAAAATGTTGTCCTGTTTTACCCACTTTTTTGTGCAGAATGAAAGTGCTCAAAAACTATTACAATCATTGAACTATAATAATGTAACAGTAACAGGAGATACCCGATACGACCGCTGTTTGCAGATAGCCGATACACCTTATATAAATGATATTATTAAAGACTTTATCGGACAAAATTTTTGTTTGGTTGCTGGTAGTACTTGGACAGAGGATGAGAATATAATTTTAAATCATACAGATAAGTTCAAAATTATTTTAGCACCACACGATATATCGCGTTCTGAAAGTTTATATAAACAGTTTAGCGATTCGGTACTATTTTCACAGTACAATAATAATTCTGATAAAAACATATTAATCATCGACAATATTGGCATGCTTGCTAATATATATCGCTTTGCAAGTATTGCTTATGTAGGCGGGGCATTTGGTAGTGGTTTGCATAATATTATAGAACCATTGTCGCATGGAAAACCTGTAATTCTCGGACCTAAAACTGATAAGTTTCCTGAGGCGGCAGAAGCCATTAATGCAGGAGTAGCTCATCAAATAGAAATGGCAGACGAATTATATATCATCGCAGAAAAATATATCAGTAATGACACGTATTTACAGCAACAACAAAACAGGGCAAAACAATTTGCAGTAGGAAATAAAGGGGCTGCTGAAAAGATTTTGAGAGGACTGTACTAA
- a CDS encoding CoA-binding protein: protein MEKVLLIGASPNPERYAYKAFKLLRSHGHEVVLLSIKKDEIDGVRFINEFPENDNFDTVTLYINPQIQKQYYNDLLQLKPKRIIFNPGTENEELYSFLDENGIAYMEACTLVLLRTGQY, encoded by the coding sequence ATGGAAAAAGTATTACTAATAGGTGCAAGCCCCAATCCCGAACGATATGCCTATAAGGCTTTTAAACTGTTGCGTAGCCATGGACATGAGGTGGTTTTGCTCAGTATAAAAAAAGATGAAATTGATGGCGTTCGTTTCATTAACGAATTTCCGGAAAACGATAATTTTGATACCGTAACATTGTATATAAATCCTCAAATACAAAAGCAGTATTATAATGATTTGCTGCAGCTAAAACCCAAACGTATTATATTTAATCCAGGAACAGAAAACGAAGAATTATATAGTTTTCTCGATGAAAATGGTATAGCATATATGGAGGCTTGTACCTTGGTATTGTTGAGGACGGGGCAGTATTAG
- a CDS encoding Ldh family oxidoreductase produces MEEIIIPSEKLHRFVVQVFEHVGFSVDHATESADALLDADLRGIDSHGVARLSGYLRLLESGRANAKPNIYITRETPSTANIDADLALGLVSGTYAMQVAIQKAKNVGTSWVTVHNSNHFGIAAHHAMKALPHDMIGIAMTNASPLVAPAGSKQRMLGTNPMCFAFPAHNQNPVVVDTATSAAANGKLEIAQRKNKSVPKGWVQTADGENTTDANALKNKGSLLPLGSFEELGYHKGYALGAVVDIFSGVLGGANFGPFVPPFVSFLPVLPNAPGKGIGHIFGVIRVDAFQELDDYYKNMDLWIETFKKSTPINIEKPVLIPGEPEHNNAEYRMLYGIPLHKLVYDDLVEIGEKYDIEGIRKE; encoded by the coding sequence ATGGAAGAAATCATAATACCCTCCGAAAAACTGCACCGCTTTGTGGTTCAAGTATTTGAACATGTCGGTTTTTCTGTTGATCATGCCACAGAAAGTGCAGATGCACTTTTGGACGCCGATTTACGCGGAATCGACTCACATGGTGTCGCCCGTTTATCGGGTTATTTGCGATTACTGGAATCAGGCCGTGCCAATGCAAAACCAAATATATATATAACGCGTGAAACACCTTCTACCGCTAATATCGACGCCGATTTGGCTTTAGGTTTAGTGTCTGGAACTTATGCCATGCAAGTAGCGATACAAAAAGCAAAAAATGTAGGAACCTCATGGGTAACTGTTCATAACTCAAATCATTTTGGAATTGCTGCACACCATGCCATGAAAGCTTTACCACACGATATGATAGGAATTGCGATGACGAATGCGAGTCCACTTGTTGCACCCGCAGGCAGCAAACAACGAATGCTTGGAACCAATCCGATGTGCTTTGCATTTCCTGCACACAATCAAAATCCCGTTGTGGTTGATACTGCAACTTCCGCAGCCGCAAATGGAAAATTGGAAATTGCACAACGCAAGAATAAATCTGTGCCCAAGGGCTGGGTACAAACTGCAGATGGCGAAAATACAACCGATGCCAATGCGTTAAAAAATAAAGGTTCCTTGCTGCCTTTGGGCAGTTTTGAAGAGTTGGGCTATCATAAAGGTTACGCTTTGGGAGCAGTGGTTGATATATTTTCTGGCGTATTGGGAGGTGCGAATTTTGGCCCTTTTGTTCCACCCTTTGTCAGTTTTTTGCCTGTATTGCCCAATGCCCCCGGCAAAGGAATCGGGCATATATTTGGAGTGATACGTGTGGATGCTTTCCAAGAGTTGGATGACTATTATAAAAATATGGATTTGTGGATTGAAACATTTAAAAAGTCAACTCCAATTAATATAGAAAAACCTGTTTTAATTCCTGGCGAACCAGAGCATAATAATGCGGAGTATCGTATGCTATATGGAATCCCCTTACATAAATTAGTATATGATGATTTGGTGGAAATAGGAGAGAAGTATGATATAGAAGGAATAAGGAAGGAATAA
- the dapB gene encoding 4-hydroxy-tetrahydrodipicolinate reductase — protein MKIALVGYGKLSKIVEQVAKERGHEIGLIINSQNLHEFTQENISKCEVVIELSTPENAFDNILRCIDFKIPVVSGTTGWYTHLHDAEKYCVEQNACMLTATNFSPGVNIFFKINEQLAGYINKLKDYHISIDEIHHIHKKDHPSGTASTLAAGIFANHKDYHTIKASLENESMEINSGELSILSRRDGEVPGTHQVNYDSAIDSIQITHTAHNRNGFALGAVLAAEYIYNKQGVYYMSDVLGL, from the coding sequence ATGAAAATAGCATTAGTCGGTTACGGTAAATTATCCAAAATAGTTGAACAAGTTGCAAAAGAACGTGGACATGAAATTGGGTTGATTATTAACTCACAAAATTTGCATGAATTTACCCAAGAAAATATATCAAAATGCGAGGTGGTTATCGAACTTAGCACTCCCGAAAATGCATTTGATAATATATTAAGATGTATAGATTTTAAAATACCTGTGGTGAGCGGAACTACTGGGTGGTACACGCATTTGCATGATGCAGAAAAATATTGTGTAGAACAAAACGCTTGTATGCTTACGGCAACTAATTTTAGTCCGGGCGTGAATATATTTTTTAAAATTAATGAACAGTTGGCAGGATATATAAACAAATTAAAAGACTATCATATATCTATCGACGAAATACATCATATACATAAAAAAGATCATCCAAGTGGAACAGCTTCTACATTGGCTGCGGGAATTTTTGCAAACCACAAGGACTATCATACTATCAAAGCTTCTTTGGAAAATGAAAGTATGGAAATAAATTCAGGAGAATTGTCCATTTTAAGCAGACGAGATGGTGAAGTTCCTGGAACACATCAGGTGAATTATGATAGTGCTATTGATTCCATTCAAATTACGCACACCGCCCATAACCGCAATGGCTTTGCACTGGGAGCTGTTTTGGCGGCTGAGTATATATATAATAAGCAAGGGGTTTATTATATGAGTGATGTTTTGGGCTTGTAA
- a CDS encoding DNA topoisomerase IV subunit B gives MAKSTYNEDSIRSLDWKEHIRLRPGMYIGKLGDGSAMDDGIYVLVKEIIDNSIDEHVMGNGKTIEITISDHKVMVRDFGRGIPLGKVIDCVSKINTGGKYDSKAFQKAVGLNGVGTKAVNALSAYFKVQSVRDGRTKIVEFERGVILKDHKEAKTTEENGTIITFTPDETIFKNYRFIPEFLENQIKNYAYLNAGLALYYNKQKFQSKNGLLDLMTEKTNEDTNRYPIIHLKGDDIEVAFTHADQYGEEYYAFVNGQHTTQGGTHLSAFREAMVKTIREFYKKDFEAADVRASIIAAISVRVQEPVFESQTKTKLGSQNIAHDGPTVKMFVNDFLKKALDDFLHKNPSVADALQKKIMQSERERKDMAGIKKLANERAKKANLHNKKLRDCRFHLGEESDDKTMETTLFITEGDSASGSLTKSRKVETQAVFSLRGKPLNCYGLTKKVVYENEEFNLLQHALNIEDGIEGLRYNRIVVATDADVDGMHIRLLLLTFFLQFFPDIVRNGHVFILETPLFRVRNKQKTIYCYDEAEKQVAMTELGSKPEITRFKGLGEISPGEFEQFIGDHMRLVPVFLKSDSNIQKMLEYFMGKNTPDRQTFIIDNLRVELDDLVEA, from the coding sequence ATGGCAAAATCAACTTATAACGAAGACAGCATACGCTCGCTCGACTGGAAAGAGCACATACGCCTAAGGCCGGGCATGTATATAGGCAAACTGGGCGATGGCTCAGCAATGGATGACGGTATTTATGTGCTAGTAAAAGAAATCATTGACAACAGTATAGACGAGCATGTAATGGGCAATGGTAAAACCATAGAAATCACTATATCTGACCACAAAGTAATGGTTCGTGACTTTGGCCGCGGTATCCCATTGGGCAAGGTGATAGACTGTGTAAGCAAAATTAATACAGGTGGGAAATATGATAGCAAGGCTTTCCAAAAAGCAGTGGGACTGAATGGTGTGGGAACAAAAGCGGTGAATGCCTTGTCGGCTTATTTTAAAGTGCAAAGTGTGAGAGATGGCCGTACTAAAATTGTTGAATTTGAACGCGGTGTTATACTAAAAGACCACAAGGAAGCAAAGACCACGGAGGAAAATGGAACTATTATAACTTTTACACCCGATGAAACCATCTTTAAAAACTATAGATTTATTCCCGAGTTTTTAGAGAATCAAATTAAGAATTATGCATACCTAAATGCAGGCCTTGCACTATATTATAATAAACAAAAATTCCAATCAAAGAATGGGTTATTAGATTTGATGACGGAAAAAACGAATGAAGATACGAACCGTTATCCCATTATACATTTGAAAGGCGATGATATAGAAGTTGCCTTTACGCATGCCGACCAATATGGTGAAGAGTATTATGCATTTGTAAATGGACAGCATACAACCCAAGGTGGAACACATCTATCAGCTTTTCGTGAGGCGATGGTGAAAACCATTCGTGAGTTTTATAAAAAAGATTTTGAGGCTGCCGATGTTCGTGCATCTATTATAGCTGCAATTTCCGTAAGAGTGCAAGAGCCAGTGTTCGAAAGTCAAACAAAAACCAAACTAGGTTCGCAAAATATAGCACACGATGGGCCAACAGTTAAAATGTTTGTAAACGATTTTCTCAAAAAAGCACTAGATGACTTCTTGCATAAAAACCCTTCGGTAGCAGATGCTCTACAGAAAAAAATAATGCAGAGTGAACGCGAACGCAAAGATATGGCAGGCATTAAAAAATTGGCCAATGAGCGTGCAAAAAAAGCAAATCTTCATAATAAAAAATTACGCGATTGCCGTTTTCATTTGGGCGAGGAGAGTGATGACAAAACGATGGAAACTACTTTGTTTATTACCGAGGGCGACTCGGCTAGTGGCTCGCTCACCAAAAGTCGCAAAGTAGAAACACAAGCTGTATTTAGTTTGCGTGGCAAGCCTTTGAATTGTTACGGGCTTACTAAAAAAGTAGTATATGAAAACGAAGAATTTAATTTATTACAACATGCACTTAATATAGAAGATGGTATTGAAGGTTTGCGTTATAACCGCATAGTAGTAGCCACCGATGCCGATGTGGATGGAATGCATATACGTTTGTTGTTGCTCACTTTTTTCTTACAATTTTTTCCTGATATTGTTCGCAACGGACATGTATTTATTTTGGAAACACCATTGTTCAGGGTAAGGAATAAACAAAAAACTATATATTGTTATGATGAAGCAGAAAAGCAAGTTGCCATGACGGAGCTTGGCAGCAAGCCTGAGATAACGCGTTTCAAAGGACTGGGAGAAATATCTCCGGGCGAGTTTGAGCAGTTCATTGGTGACCACATGCGATTGGTTCCTGTATTCTTAAAATCAGATTCTAATATACAAAAAATGCTCGAATACTTTATGGGCAAAAACACACCTGACAGGCAAACATTTATTATAGATAATTTGCGTGTGGAATTGGATGATTTGGTGGAGGCATAG